The Seleniivibrio woodruffii genome window below encodes:
- a CDS encoding methyl-accepting chemotaxis protein → MIRLMSIKLKIILITTLVSFVIMAVTYLFMHSTATGIEQNIFTSSAEKMKSVYQEKLNTKLQVGITNVISFADDPVIADALAEGDRQPIIDRVSGIAEHFKKETNFRNIKIHVHTADYKSFVRSWAPDEYGEDLSKTRPSVVMVKSGGKLVSGFEVGYAGFALRAISPITKDGKYIGAIEFIQGINSVVKEMQESKMDMILLMNRDLTSLAKSLESAPAAGRYVVAQNDFNSDLLKAAADNPEIFDSSAPYHIVGDYFMTLIPVNDLSGKSAGVVLISENIEAVHESVEQSEKMINIAMFAVFATIVVINVVIVLLLMVFFRPVNTISAKMREFAQQNDSDMSKRIELETVPEGTKVGSETYVLSQNFNSYLDKVEAEMLESLRNISDALQTVVPMTENIMQVTNAVEQTEDLARQVATASEEMSATINDISSNVSDSAEKAGMCVGLADEGHFAVESVCEAAKSIDVNVGALVEEVNSLRDKTEQIKLVISVISDISDQTNLLALNAAIEAARAGDAGRGFAVVADEVRKLSEKTRTSLDEISATVHNILQSVESADSKSKSVNESIALQSRETERTKAKFEEIAMSIKDLNSLIINISSAVEEQSVVTGQIAQNVAMTAEHTDKVSKNMEKLYDGISEMQHAVVSLSDKAKSTKMSRKTQIFLLAKIAHVMFVSRILNHVTGRIVLTGLDDHRSCAFGKMYYSSECASCSGDPDFKALEPVHIRVHELGKKLISEYNSGDRASLEKDFKELISCVRTLLAALDRLAAKH, encoded by the coding sequence ATGATTCGTTTAATGTCTATCAAACTCAAGATCATTCTTATCACTACGCTTGTGTCATTTGTCATTATGGCTGTGACATATCTGTTCATGCACAGTACAGCAACCGGCATTGAGCAGAACATTTTCACCTCTTCGGCAGAAAAGATGAAAAGTGTCTATCAGGAGAAGCTAAATACAAAGCTTCAGGTGGGCATAACAAACGTGATCTCCTTTGCGGATGATCCGGTGATAGCTGACGCTCTGGCCGAGGGGGACAGACAGCCCATCATAGACAGGGTCAGCGGCATTGCGGAGCACTTTAAGAAAGAGACGAATTTCAGGAACATAAAGATACACGTCCACACGGCGGACTACAAATCCTTCGTCAGATCCTGGGCTCCTGATGAATACGGAGAGGATCTGAGCAAGACCAGACCGTCTGTTGTTATGGTCAAATCCGGCGGAAAGCTTGTTTCCGGTTTCGAGGTGGGTTATGCGGGGTTCGCACTGCGAGCCATATCGCCTATTACCAAAGACGGTAAGTATATCGGCGCAATAGAGTTCATTCAGGGTATCAACTCCGTTGTGAAGGAGATGCAGGAATCGAAGATGGATATGATCCTGCTGATGAACAGGGACCTGACATCGCTTGCAAAAAGTCTGGAATCGGCTCCTGCGGCAGGCAGATATGTTGTCGCTCAGAACGATTTCAACAGCGACCTGTTAAAGGCAGCGGCGGATAATCCTGAAATTTTCGACAGCAGCGCACCGTATCATATTGTGGGCGACTATTTCATGACCCTGATTCCCGTGAACGATCTGAGCGGAAAGAGTGCCGGAGTTGTTCTTATTTCCGAAAATATTGAGGCTGTACATGAATCTGTGGAGCAGTCTGAAAAAATGATAAATATCGCCATGTTTGCCGTTTTTGCGACAATAGTCGTTATAAACGTGGTCATAGTTCTGCTGCTTATGGTGTTTTTCAGGCCGGTGAACACTATTTCGGCAAAAATGAGAGAGTTCGCACAGCAGAACGACTCGGATATGTCGAAGCGTATCGAGCTGGAAACAGTGCCCGAAGGAACGAAGGTGGGTTCCGAAACCTATGTGCTTTCGCAGAACTTCAACAGCTATCTGGACAAGGTTGAGGCCGAGATGCTCGAAAGCCTGCGCAACATAAGCGATGCCCTTCAGACAGTGGTTCCCATGACAGAGAACATAATGCAGGTGACAAACGCAGTTGAGCAGACGGAAGATCTGGCCAGACAGGTGGCCACCGCCAGCGAGGAGATGAGCGCAACCATAAACGATATCTCTTCGAACGTTTCGGACTCAGCTGAAAAAGCGGGAATGTGCGTCGGGCTTGCGGACGAAGGCCATTTTGCAGTGGAGAGCGTCTGTGAGGCGGCAAAAAGCATAGATGTCAATGTCGGCGCCCTTGTCGAGGAGGTCAACAGCCTCAGAGACAAGACCGAGCAGATAAAACTTGTGATAAGCGTTATTTCCGACATCTCGGATCAGACCAACCTTCTTGCCCTTAACGCCGCCATAGAGGCCGCCAGAGCGGGTGATGCCGGACGGGGTTTTGCAGTTGTTGCGGATGAGGTTCGAAAACTTTCGGAAAAGACAAGAACCTCTCTGGACGAGATAAGCGCCACCGTCCATAACATTCTGCAGAGTGTTGAGAGTGCGGACAGCAAATCGAAGAGCGTAAACGAGTCCATAGCCCTTCAGAGCAGGGAAACAGAGAGAACCAAGGCGAAATTCGAAGAGATTGCCATGTCCATCAAAGACCTGAACAGTCTGATAATCAACATATCCTCGGCTGTTGAGGAGCAGTCGGTGGTTACAGGGCAGATAGCCCAGAACGTTGCCATGACCGCAGAACATACCGACAAGGTTTCCAAAAACATGGAAAAACTCTACGACGGTATATCCGAGATGCAGCATGCGGTTGTCAGCCTCAGCGACAAGGCGAAGAGTACCAAGATGAGCAGAAAGACCCAGATATTCCTTCTGGCAAAGATAGCTCACGTCATGTTCGTTTCAAGGATTCTGAACCATGTTACAGGGCGGATAGTTCTTACAGGCCTGGACGACCACAGAAGCTGTGCCTTCGGAAAGATGTACTACAGCAGCGAGTGTGCCTCCTGCTCCGGCGATCCGGATTTCAAAGCGCTTGAACCCGTCCATATCAGGGTGCATGAACTGGGCAAAAAACTGATAAGCGAATACAACTCAGGCGACAGAGCTTCGCTGGAGAAGGATTTCAAAGAGCTGATATCCTGTGTCAGAACTCTTCTGGCGGCTCTGGACAGACTTGCGGCCAAGCATTAA
- a CDS encoding sensor histidine kinase — protein MDIVSKSLRIRIVLVFSGFSILIGIALFAGIFISTKYTEKYALKKRMESETERYLESLTTSPVSPVAFSTEVPVPESPYMTTYLGEDLMPEWAVKTLSGLDEGNYEKENDKQNYYVAIRDLADGQRFYLLFNVTTLIGDHRMMNISRQYLIITLLPTFIIGLLLGIITAYKAVSPVVRLTEIVRSKEETGTLPRDISKGFDSDEVGFLAKTLEHAITEMQASIDREKAFARDASHELRTPLTVMQGAIKILSEDVSDADFKKQNVLSRLKRAASNMEHLINSFLWLSRQERHDTTGMSNVAEVVRECIDNNSYLIRNKPIVIEVVEKERPVLPVAPEILSIILGNLIRNAITYTHAGKITVTIYGHCVSVEDTGPGIPKHVVDNIDIVGGVSKADGFGFGLSIVHRMCSSLGWKFTIRSEEGKGTKIILCCNTEEERTSCPLACRAVMEKAEEA, from the coding sequence ATGGATATAGTAAGTAAATCGCTCAGAATAAGGATCGTACTCGTATTTTCGGGATTCAGTATACTTATAGGTATAGCTCTTTTTGCCGGAATCTTTATATCTACCAAATACACAGAGAAATATGCACTTAAAAAGAGGATGGAGTCTGAGACCGAGCGGTATCTCGAATCGCTGACAACCTCCCCTGTTTCCCCCGTTGCTTTCAGCACCGAGGTGCCTGTGCCCGAATCGCCCTACATGACAACCTATCTGGGTGAGGATCTCATGCCTGAGTGGGCTGTTAAGACTCTTTCCGGACTCGATGAGGGGAACTATGAAAAAGAGAACGACAAGCAGAACTATTATGTGGCCATAAGGGACCTTGCCGACGGCCAGAGATTTTATCTGCTTTTCAACGTAACAACCCTCATCGGCGACCACCGGATGATGAACATATCCAGACAGTATCTTATCATAACCCTGCTGCCTACCTTCATAATAGGCCTGCTGCTGGGAATTATCACTGCTTATAAGGCTGTTTCGCCCGTTGTAAGGCTTACTGAGATTGTGCGCTCCAAAGAGGAGACGGGAACTCTGCCCAGAGATATCTCCAAAGGGTTTGATAGCGACGAGGTGGGTTTTCTTGCGAAAACTCTGGAACATGCCATAACGGAGATGCAGGCCTCAATCGACAGAGAGAAGGCTTTTGCAAGGGATGCCAGCCATGAACTCCGCACACCGCTGACAGTCATGCAGGGAGCGATAAAGATACTTTCGGAAGACGTTTCCGATGCGGATTTTAAAAAGCAGAACGTGCTTTCCAGGCTGAAGCGTGCCGCCTCGAACATGGAACATCTTATAAATTCATTCCTATGGCTCTCAAGACAGGAGAGACATGACACCACGGGCATGAGCAACGTTGCCGAGGTGGTCAGGGAATGCATAGACAACAACTCTTATCTGATAAGGAATAAACCCATTGTAATAGAGGTTGTGGAGAAAGAGCGGCCGGTTCTTCCCGTTGCGCCTGAGATACTCTCAATAATTCTGGGCAACCTGATACGCAACGCCATAACCTATACCCATGCGGGAAAGATAACTGTCACCATATACGGCCACTGTGTTTCCGTTGAAGACACGGGGCCCGGAATACCCAAGCATGTGGTGGACAACATCGATATTGTGGGCGGTGTTTCAAAGGCCGACGGGTTCGGATTCGGCCTGTCCATCGTACATCGTATGTGCTCCAGTCTCGGCTGGAAATTTACTATAAGATCGGAAGAGGGCAAGGGCACAAAGATAATACTTTGCTGCAACACGGAAGAGGAGAGAACCTCGTGTCCCTTAGCCTGTCGCGCTGTTATGGAAAAAGCTGAGGAGGCTTAA
- a CDS encoding molybdopterin-dependent oxidoreductase, with the protein MQMNRREFLRMAGAMLAVLSCDAEALAAGGDKVITHATHMGPLKAYIRNGKVVRIEAMGMDVAPVDLLYAMKDYVYAPNRVKYPCVRKSYLDRSDKRHLRGAEEFVRVDWNTALDLVAESLIRAKGEYGNESIFKTTYARWAHPGRIHQAAALQGRLFGLFGGFVDIVGDYSAGAATQILPHVVGDIEVYSQQTSREVVLDKTELILMWGADPYKTEKVDYHVPTHSGSEWFLKLKKKGVKFVVIDPTKNMSVEKIGGEWVPIKAACDTAMILAMCHTLYAEKLYNKNFVEKYTVGFDVFIKYLNGEKDGKVKDAKWAERICGVPARKIRELARMAVKHRTLVTGSWACQRIQYGEQFHWSLVALASMIGQIGLAGGGIYFNMHYCSAGAPYSDVGIPLMLSQGRNPVNILMPASRMNEMLLNPGKTIDYNGKKLTYPNIKLIYSAGVTPLGHQPNVGKLIEGFRKVDTVITHEPWWTPTAKYSDIVLPATTSFERSDITFGSSYGVEYAFAMKQLIAPMFEARNDFDIFRELAVRFGLEKAYTGGKSVDEWIKWSYSKLRTSVKFEDFWKQGYVHFSAPKKNREFVRHADFRKDPVNNHLRTPSGKIELFSEKISSFGYEDCPGHPVWLDPIEGPSSYLAKRYPFQLITPHPKYRLHSQLDNTPLAAKAKIGGREPVYINPADAAKLGISHGDIVEIYNSRGSILAGAMVTSKIVKGVVAVEEGAWYAAEDPLNADSRCVSGQVNVLTPDRPTSKLAQAISANTCLVAIKKASGKLPRNTAYDVPEIKGGGK; encoded by the coding sequence ATGCAGATGAACAGAAGAGAGTTCCTGAGAATGGCGGGAGCCATGCTGGCAGTATTGTCCTGCGACGCAGAGGCTCTGGCTGCCGGCGGCGACAAGGTGATAACCCATGCCACGCATATGGGACCTCTTAAGGCGTATATAAGGAACGGAAAGGTTGTCCGTATCGAGGCGATGGGAATGGACGTCGCCCCTGTTGATCTTCTTTATGCGATGAAGGACTACGTTTATGCGCCGAACAGGGTGAAGTATCCCTGCGTGCGTAAAAGCTATCTGGACAGAAGCGATAAAAGACATCTTAGAGGAGCGGAGGAGTTTGTCCGTGTGGACTGGAACACCGCCCTTGATCTTGTTGCGGAATCCCTCATCAGAGCCAAAGGCGAATACGGCAACGAATCCATCTTTAAAACCACCTATGCCAGATGGGCGCATCCGGGAAGGATACATCAGGCGGCAGCGCTTCAGGGCAGGCTTTTCGGTCTTTTCGGCGGATTTGTCGACATCGTCGGCGATTATTCCGCAGGTGCGGCAACACAGATTCTGCCCCATGTTGTGGGGGATATCGAGGTGTACAGCCAGCAGACATCAAGAGAAGTTGTTCTGGATAAAACAGAGCTGATCCTAATGTGGGGTGCCGACCCCTATAAAACCGAGAAGGTTGACTACCATGTTCCCACACATTCAGGGAGTGAATGGTTCCTCAAACTTAAAAAGAAGGGTGTGAAATTTGTTGTAATAGACCCCACCAAGAACATGTCGGTGGAGAAGATAGGCGGAGAGTGGGTTCCCATAAAGGCGGCCTGCGACACGGCCATGATATTGGCCATGTGTCACACTCTCTATGCCGAGAAGCTTTATAATAAAAATTTCGTGGAAAAATATACGGTGGGCTTTGATGTTTTCATCAAATATCTTAACGGCGAAAAGGACGGAAAGGTAAAGGATGCGAAATGGGCCGAGCGGATATGCGGAGTTCCCGCAAGGAAGATAAGGGAACTCGCCCGAATGGCTGTTAAACACAGAACTCTGGTGACCGGAAGCTGGGCGTGTCAGAGGATCCAGTACGGCGAACAGTTCCACTGGAGCCTTGTGGCGCTGGCCAGCATGATAGGCCAGATAGGCCTTGCCGGCGGCGGAATATACTTTAACATGCACTATTGCAGTGCCGGTGCACCCTATTCAGACGTGGGAATACCGCTGATGCTGTCTCAGGGGAGAAACCCAGTAAATATACTTATGCCCGCATCCCGGATGAACGAGATGCTGCTTAATCCCGGAAAGACCATAGACTATAACGGCAAAAAACTGACCTATCCCAATATTAAGCTTATATATTCAGCGGGCGTCACCCCGCTGGGGCACCAGCCCAATGTCGGAAAGCTCATAGAGGGGTTCCGAAAGGTGGACACTGTGATAACCCATGAGCCTTGGTGGACTCCGACGGCGAAATATTCTGACATAGTTCTCCCCGCTACCACAAGTTTTGAGCGAAGCGACATAACCTTCGGCTCGTCATACGGCGTTGAGTATGCGTTTGCAATGAAACAGCTGATAGCCCCCATGTTCGAGGCCAGAAACGATTTTGACATATTCCGTGAGCTTGCGGTCCGGTTCGGCCTTGAGAAGGCTTATACGGGCGGAAAGAGTGTGGATGAGTGGATAAAATGGAGCTACAGCAAGCTCAGAACATCGGTTAAATTCGAAGATTTCTGGAAGCAGGGCTACGTGCACTTCTCAGCTCCCAAAAAGAACAGGGAGTTCGTGCGTCATGCGGATTTCAGAAAGGATCCGGTGAATAACCATCTGCGTACCCCCTCCGGCAAGATAGAGCTTTTTTCAGAAAAGATTTCTTCGTTCGGATATGAGGACTGCCCCGGACACCCTGTCTGGTTAGATCCTATTGAAGGACCCTCGTCATATCTTGCTAAAAGATATCCTTTTCAGCTGATAACGCCCCACCCCAAATACAGACTGCACTCTCAGCTGGACAACACCCCGCTGGCAGCAAAGGCGAAGATAGGCGGAAGGGAACCTGTTTACATTAACCCTGCGGATGCGGCCAAACTGGGCATCAGTCACGGGGATATAGTTGAAATATACAACAGCAGAGGAAGCATCCTTGCGGGTGCTATGGTCACATCAAAAATAGTGAAGGGTGTTGTTGCCGTTGAGGAGGGTGCATGGTATGCGGCGGAAGATCCCCTCAATGCGGATTCCAGATGTGTTTCGGGACAGGTGAACGTGCTTACTCCTGACAGGCCGACATCGAAACTGGCTCAGGCCATTTCGGCCAACACCTGTCTGGTGGCCATAAAGAAGGCTTCTGGGAAACTGCCGAGAAACACGGCATATGATGTTCCGGAAATAAAAGGCGGTGGGAAATAA
- a CDS encoding response regulator transcription factor — translation MKFLLVEDDLDIAENIVDFLEGKGCSMDYAASGELALELLRDNIYDAVILDINLQTISGFEVCSRIRKNLRLKIPVIMLTARVMLGDKISGFECGADDYLTKPFDLEELLIRLKALSRRYRQCVANVFRVADLSLDPEKGIVERAGDRIVLPFVCFRILLRLMEKYPGPVSKEELEYDIWKDQPPMSNSLKSHFYTLRQLVDRPYEKQLLHSVRGRGYKIDDSDTDIDLGADI, via the coding sequence ATGAAGTTTCTTCTTGTTGAGGATGATCTGGATATCGCTGAGAATATTGTAGACTTTCTGGAGGGGAAAGGATGCAGTATGGACTATGCGGCCTCCGGAGAGCTTGCCCTTGAGCTTCTTCGTGATAATATCTACGATGCCGTTATTCTTGACATAAATCTTCAGACCATCAGCGGTTTCGAGGTTTGCTCCCGCATAAGGAAGAATCTCCGCCTTAAGATTCCGGTAATAATGCTCACAGCCAGAGTTATGCTCGGCGACAAGATAAGCGGTTTCGAATGCGGTGCCGACGACTATCTCACCAAGCCTTTCGATCTGGAAGAGCTTCTGATCAGGCTGAAGGCTCTGTCCAGAAGATACAGACAGTGCGTTGCCAACGTTTTCAGAGTTGCCGACCTGTCCCTCGATCCGGAAAAGGGGATAGTTGAGAGAGCCGGAGACAGAATAGTTCTGCCCTTCGTCTGTTTCCGCATTCTTCTGCGTCTCATGGAAAAGTATCCCGGCCCCGTTTCAAAAGAGGAACTGGAATATGACATATGGAAGGATCAGCCTCCCATGAGCAATTCTCTGAAATCACATTTTTATACCCTGCGCCAGCTTGTTGACAGACCTTACGAAAAACAGCTCCTGCACAGTGTCAGAGGCAGAGGCTACAAAATAGACGACAGTGACACGGATATCGACCTCGGTGCGGATATCTGA
- a CDS encoding DMSO/selenate family reductase complex A subunit, translating to MSVLDKERLTKSLDVSRRTFMKWSAMLGAAATVGCGSVGGSDKVEEDNSVIKPKDFDYDKAVWSACNVNCGSNCPLKLYVKDGVVVRVGTDNESADTYGPYGADYQQRSCVRGRSVRQRIYNTDRLKYPMKRVAGSLRGSGQYERISWDQAITEIAAKMQSVKTTYGPGAFYVQYATGTICAHMSCSWPPASTPLARMHNLWGGWLNHYADYSTSQITSDLCLLEGTSWSNNTITDAVNSNLVVLWGNNPANTRMGSARHFTYHLQKAKEANPDLKFVVVDPFYTDTAIALEADWLAIRPGTDSALVAGMVQYLLSEGLLDEAWIDARCVGWSEASMAGVVEVTAGAESSYEPAYDKKWGDTDATEPAIPANSSYRAYISGLGTDGIVKTPAWASAITGVSEAKIKAFAKQLINESPAMVIQGWGPQRHSLGGNNSRAIGLITILTKNIGITGGGSSAREAASSVSVRMDKWVSTFPANPVGYTISNFAWPQAIKDHTSMTGRTWGVRGLATQDTPLPAPIKFIWNYAGNCMLNQHSDVNGTMAMYKNESLVECIVTIDNYFTPSAMISDYILPDCTNFEQNDMSTNSGGNTCDIKFQSKAIEPMFECKTIYEMLSLISDKLGIKAAFTEGRTQDQWLEYLFNQSITKYGDQGIFTAAKGQDTYAKCKEKGLIKHYSTTAVPSVAFKAFVEDPATKRVSTPSGKFEIFSKRLYNLKHQWTFPAEFNDGKDKISPIPEYYASWSGYDDPARSTYPFQVVGFHYKQRTHSTYYNCEWNREASVQTAWINNIDAQRLGISHGDTVEIYNDRGAVRIKAKITARVMPGVIGLPQGAWYNPGGKWYNSSVVHTGTLAPAEIGNSSVVDYGGCINVLTDFRPGPVSKGNCQHSVLAAVKKVTG from the coding sequence ATGTCTGTATTAGATAAAGAGCGTTTAACTAAATCTCTGGATGTTTCCAGAAGAACTTTCATGAAATGGAGCGCCATGCTGGGTGCGGCGGCTACGGTTGGCTGCGGCTCTGTCGGCGGTTCGGACAAGGTCGAGGAAGACAACTCGGTCATCAAGCCCAAAGATTTCGACTACGATAAGGCAGTCTGGTCTGCCTGCAACGTTAACTGCGGAAGCAACTGCCCCCTTAAGCTTTATGTTAAGGACGGAGTTGTTGTTCGTGTGGGAACGGATAACGAATCTGCAGACACATACGGACCTTATGGTGCGGACTATCAGCAGCGTTCATGCGTAAGAGGCCGTTCCGTACGTCAGAGAATATACAACACCGACAGACTCAAGTACCCCATGAAAAGAGTTGCCGGATCCCTCAGAGGTTCCGGTCAGTACGAGCGTATCTCCTGGGATCAGGCGATCACTGAGATTGCAGCCAAAATGCAGTCTGTTAAGACTACCTATGGTCCCGGAGCATTCTATGTTCAGTATGCAACAGGAACTATCTGTGCCCACATGTCCTGCTCATGGCCCCCTGCCTCTACCCCTCTCGCAAGAATGCACAACCTTTGGGGCGGCTGGCTGAACCATTATGCAGACTATTCAACTTCACAGATAACATCCGACCTGTGCCTTCTTGAGGGTACAAGCTGGAGCAACAACACCATCACCGATGCTGTGAACAGCAACCTTGTGGTTCTTTGGGGTAACAACCCTGCGAACACCAGAATGGGTTCTGCCAGACACTTCACATATCACCTGCAGAAAGCAAAAGAAGCTAATCCCGACCTCAAATTTGTAGTTGTGGATCCCTTCTACACCGATACAGCTATTGCCCTTGAGGCCGACTGGCTGGCTATCCGTCCCGGAACCGATTCTGCACTGGTTGCGGGTATGGTTCAGTACCTTCTTTCCGAAGGTCTGCTGGACGAAGCATGGATCGACGCACGCTGTGTAGGCTGGAGTGAAGCTTCAATGGCCGGGGTTGTTGAGGTTACTGCCGGTGCGGAATCCTCATATGAGCCTGCTTATGATAAGAAATGGGGCGATACTGATGCGACTGAGCCTGCTATCCCTGCCAACAGCTCATACAGAGCATACATCAGCGGTCTTGGAACTGACGGCATCGTTAAGACTCCCGCATGGGCATCTGCCATTACAGGTGTTTCGGAAGCAAAAATAAAAGCATTCGCAAAACAGCTGATTAACGAGTCCCCCGCAATGGTAATTCAGGGATGGGGTCCCCAGAGACACTCACTGGGCGGCAACAACTCAAGAGCCATCGGTCTGATAACCATCCTCACTAAAAACATCGGTATCACAGGCGGCGGTTCGTCTGCCAGAGAGGCCGCATCTTCAGTTTCAGTGCGTATGGATAAATGGGTGAGCACCTTCCCCGCTAACCCCGTAGGCTATACTATATCCAACTTTGCATGGCCGCAGGCTATCAAAGATCATACAAGCATGACCGGAAGAACATGGGGCGTAAGAGGTCTGGCTACACAGGATACTCCCCTGCCCGCTCCCATCAAGTTCATATGGAACTATGCGGGTAACTGTATGCTCAACCAGCACTCAGATGTCAACGGAACCATGGCGATGTACAAGAACGAGTCACTGGTGGAATGCATCGTAACCATCGATAACTATTTCACTCCTTCAGCAATGATATCTGACTATATTCTGCCCGACTGTACTAACTTCGAGCAGAACGATATGTCTACGAACTCAGGCGGTAATACCTGCGATATCAAATTCCAGAGTAAAGCCATCGAACCTATGTTCGAGTGCAAGACCATCTATGAGATGCTCTCTCTTATCTCCGACAAGCTTGGCATCAAAGCGGCTTTCACCGAGGGCAGAACTCAGGATCAGTGGCTGGAATACCTTTTCAATCAGTCCATAACAAAATACGGCGATCAGGGTATCTTCACTGCCGCAAAAGGTCAGGACACCTATGCGAAATGCAAAGAGAAAGGCCTTATAAAGCATTACAGCACAACGGCTGTTCCGTCAGTTGCTTTCAAAGCCTTCGTGGAAGATCCCGCAACTAAGCGAGTCTCTACTCCTTCGGGCAAGTTTGAGATATTCTCAAAACGTCTCTACAACCTGAAGCATCAGTGGACGTTCCCTGCCGAGTTCAACGACGGCAAGGACAAGATATCTCCTATTCCTGAATACTACGCTTCATGGAGCGGATATGACGACCCTGCCAGAAGCACCTATCCTTTCCAGGTGGTCGGATTCCACTATAAGCAGAGAACCCACTCAACATACTACAACTGCGAGTGGAACAGGGAAGCCAGCGTGCAGACTGCATGGATAAACAACATTGACGCTCAGCGTCTGGGTATATCCCACGGCGATACTGTGGAGATATACAACGACAGAGGAGCTGTGCGCATCAAGGCCAAGATTACCGCAAGGGTTATGCCCGGTGTAATCGGTCTGCCTCAGGGCGCATGGTACAACCCCGGCGGCAAGTGGTATAACAGCAGTGTGGTTCACACAGGCACCCTCGCTCCGGCGGAAATAGGCAACAGCAGCGTTGTTGACTACGGCGGATGTATCAACGTCCTTACGGATTTCAGACCCGGTCCCGTGTCGAAAGGGAACTGTCAGCACAGCGTTCTTGCCGCTGTTAAAAAGGTAACAGGCTAA
- a CDS encoding 4Fe-4S dicluster domain-containing protein — MSKQYGFYIDTKHCTGCKACFVACKDRQNLNSGEKFRKVYEFSGGNWSETDVNAYNNSIFAFYVSLGCQHCDNPACLNVCPANAYTKREADGVVVYDASKCISCFGCQNACPYKAPVYDHQAKHMKKCIMCTDEKTADGVPSPACVKACPSRALEFGEIEVLREKYGNANIVASFTAFTKPNAVFNLHKDSSSGTAVVNKEEVF; from the coding sequence ATGAGCAAACAGTACGGATTCTACATAGATACCAAACACTGCACAGGCTGCAAAGCATGCTTTGTTGCATGCAAAGACAGACAGAACCTGAATTCCGGAGAGAAGTTCAGGAAGGTTTACGAGTTTTCCGGCGGAAACTGGAGCGAAACAGATGTGAACGCTTATAACAATTCCATCTTCGCATTTTATGTGTCCCTCGGCTGTCAGCATTGCGATAACCCCGCATGTCTGAACGTGTGCCCTGCAAACGCATATACCAAAAGAGAAGCCGATGGTGTCGTTGTTTACGACGCATCAAAGTGCATCTCATGCTTCGGCTGCCAGAATGCCTGCCCCTACAAGGCTCCGGTTTATGACCATCAGGCAAAACACATGAAAAAATGCATCATGTGTACTGACGAAAAAACTGCCGATGGCGTACCCTCGCCCGCATGCGTAAAGGCTTGCCCCTCAAGAGCCCTTGAGTTCGGCGAGATCGAAGTGCTGAGAGAAAAATATGGCAATGCAAACATAGTCGCATCCTTTACAGCCTTCACGAAACCCAATGCAGTCTTCAACCTGCACAAGGATTCGTCATCAGGCACGGCTGTGGTGAACAAAGAAGAAGTATTCTGA